A genomic segment from Solenopsis invicta isolate M01_SB chromosome 5, UNIL_Sinv_3.0, whole genome shotgun sequence encodes:
- the LOC105205850 gene encoding valine--tRNA ligase, mitochondrial isoform X1: MKPTLFDRSFLRANFCYRRLRYCTSTATATELCDNKRLTDFPATFKPKDVEKGWYDIWQCNKYFASSRTRRKTSNSIQEEKEVKEPFSMVLPPPNITGVLHLGHALTVTIQDVLARWHRMKGHPVMWIPGLDHAGIATQAIVERTLQHTRNTTRHDVGRAEFTRIIWQWKAEKAAIIKQQLKNLGATLDWDREYFTIDKNHSAAVTETFVRLNERNLLYRAKDLVNWSPALRSTISEIEVEDLVVNGKTRLQLPGYDSKITVGQLIKLAYPIRDSKEELIVATTRPETIFGDVAIAVHPNDERYSKYIGRHVLHPIREIFIPIIADSSVKREFGTGAVKITPAHNRLDYDIAKRHSLPVINVIDEDGNMTDACKEFKGVPRFIARKRLMNQLATRGMMRGVEDNHQMILPLCSRTNDVVEYLPKEQWFLRCTTMAERAREVVANGKLKIDPSDDGIHEQMWYNWLENARDWCVSRQLWWGHRIPAYSVIHDDNKDDDGDRNIFFTGNNATSWIVAQSEEVARSQAREKYGDNVSLRQDPDVLDTWFSSTIVPFATLGWPKNTEDMARYYPLTLMETGHDILVFWVARMVMLSLELTQRLPFKEVLLHGVLCDGNGRKMSKSSGNVILPENIINGCSFQELNEQARRSHAAGILSAEELQRTLRVNAKSYSAGIPDCGADALRLSLCARNIKNHTISFDVDDCRTSKYFCNKIWQVSKYVLLITKEDQQHESEREENLNDLDHWILSRLSWMVGIVNDAFAERNFHKAIAAIRQFLYYEFCDFYVEGTKFGFKSGNPAGHSSTLAKCLEVSLRILAPVAPYLSDDLYLRLAKKGLPGFFSVASLLETSYPMPHEFKYLRNVELEERMHELIDVINTIRSCMANVSKKSNPEVNILLGNIRDYNFYRENVNMIKGVSRIWNVSVHLTESANDGNFNETRNNSDGGVYTIQYTHTNDCSLFITVMDSSVLEQVKKNIEKKDKLEKTY; the protein is encoded by the exons aTGAAACCCACATTGTTCGATCGCTCTTTTCTACGTGCAAATTTTTGCTATCGGAGATTACGTTATTGCACTTCTACTGCAACAGCAACAGAATTATGCGACAATAAAAGACTGACAg ATTTTCCTGCAACATTTAAGCCAAAGGATGTCGAAAAAGGCTGGTATGATATTTGGCAATGTAATAAATACTTTGCATCATCCAGAACAAGGAGAAAGACGAGCAATAGCATACAAGAGGAAAAAGAAGTCAAGGAACCTTTCAGTATGGTCCTACCACCACCTAATATTACAGGAGTATTACATCTAGGTCATGCACTTACTGTTACAATCCAAGATGTTTTAGCAAGATG gCACAGAATGAAGGGTCATCCAGTAATGTGGATACCAGGTCTGGACCATGCGGGAATTGCAACACAGGCAATAGTGGAGCGTACTTTGCAGCATACGCGTAACACCACACGACACGATGTAGGCCGTGCCGAATTTACGCGAATAATCTGGCAGTGGAAAGCCGAGAAGGCTGCAATTATCAAACAGCAGTTGAAAAATCTTGGTGCCACGCTCGATTGGGACAGAGAATACTTTACCATcgataaa AATCATAGTGCAGCGGTAACAGAAACGTTTGTACGGTTAAACGAGAGAAATTTATTGTACAGAGCCAAAGATCTCGTTAATTGGTCGCCGGCGTTGCGCAGTACAATCTCAGAAATTGAAGTTGAAGACTTGGTAGTAAATGGCAAGACACGACTTCAGTTACCTGGCTACGATAGCAAGATCACCGTCGGCCAACTAATTAAACTGGCTTATCCAATCAGAGATTCAA aggAAGAACTAATAGTTGCAACGACCAGACCTGAGACAATTTTTGGAGATGTCGCAATTGCTGTGCATCCTAACGATGAGAGATATTCGAAATATATTGGTCGGCACGTTTTACATCCaataagagaaatttttatacCTATTATAGCTGACTCTTCGGTTAAGAGAGAATTTGGCACcg gTGCAGTGAAAATTACACCAGCACATAATCGCTTAGACTACGATATCGCCAAAAGACATAGCTTGCCAGTTATCAACGTTATTGACGAAGATGGCAACATGACAGACGCCTGCAAGGAATTCAAG GGAGTTCCGAGGTTTATTGCACGGAAGAGATTAATGAATCAACTCGCGACGCGTGGCATGATGAGAGGTGTGGAAGATAATCATCAGATGATTCTGCCACTGTGTTCCCGTACAAACGACGTGGTCGAGTATTTGCCGAAGGAACAGTGGTTTCTACGCTGCACGACAATGGCCGAGCGAGCACGTGAAGTCGTGGCGAATGGTAAACTGAAAATCGATCCGAGCGATGATGGCATCCATGAACAAATGTGGTATAATTGGCTTGAAAACGCTag agACTGGTGCGTATCGAGACAGTTATGGTGGGGTCATCGCATTCCAGCATATTCTGTAATTCATGATGATAATAAAGACGACGATGGtgatcgaaatatttttttcaccgGTAACAACGCCACTTCATGGATTGTCGCACAATCCGAAGAAGTAGCGCGTTCTCAAGCACGGGAAAAGTATGGAGATAATGTGAGCTTGCGTCAGGACCCAGATGTTCTCGACACATGGTTCTCTTCGACAATTGTGCCATTCGCGACGCTTGGTTGGCCGAAAAAC acgGAAGATATGGCAAGATACTATCCGTTAACACTGATGGAAACAGGCCACGATATCCTCGTATTCTGGGTAGCGAGAATGGTGATGCTAAGTCTGGAATTGACACAGCGTTTACCGTTTAAA GAAGTTCTACTTCACGGCGTTTTGTGCGACGGCAACGGCAGAAAAATGTCCAAGAGCTCTGGCAACGTCATCTTGCCAGAAAACATTATTAATGGCTGTTCTTTTCAG GAACTAAATGAGCAAGCGAGACGCAGTCACGCGGCGGGTATTCTCAGCGCTGAAGAGTTGCAGCGAACACTGCGTGTCAATGCAAAATCATATTCTGCGGGAATACCAGATTGCGGTGCCGATGCTTTGAGACTATCGTTATGTGCACGCAATATTAAGA ATCACACTATCAGTTTTGATGTAGATGATTGTCGAACAAGCAAGTATTTCTGTAACAAGATCTGGCAGGTAAGCAAATACGTATTATTGATAACAAAGGAGGACCAACAACATGAAagtgaaagagaagaaaatttaaacGATTTAGATCATTGGATTCTAAGTCGATTATCATGGATGGTGGGAATAGTGAACGATGCATTTGCTGAGCGAAATTTTCATAAAGCGATTGCCGCAATTCGCCAATTTTTGTACTACGAATTCTGTGATTTCTACGTg GAAGGTACAAAATTTGGATTCAAAAGCGGCAATCCCGCTGGGCATTCGAGTACTCTTGCAAAATGTCTGGAAGTGTCATTACGTATTCTTGCACCTGTTGCACCCTACCTGTCAGATGATTTGTATCTAAGACTTGCCAAGAAGGGACTCCCAGGATTTTTTTCAGTTGCCTCGTTACTAGAGACTTCCTATCCCATGCCACACGaa TTTAAATATCTGAGAAACGTCGAATTGGAAGAAAGGATGCATGAACTTATAGATGTGATAAATACAATCAGAAGTTGCATGGCGAACGTAAGCAAGAAGTCAAATCCAGAAG TTAATATTTTACTTGGCAATATACgcgattacaatttttatcggGAAAACGTGAACATGATTAAAGGAGTAAGCAGAATCTGGAATGTGTCTGTTCACTTGACGGAATCAGCGAATGATGGCAATTTTAACGAGACGAGAAACAATTCCGACGGCGGTGTTTATACCATTCAATACACACATACAAACGATTGTTCGTTATTCATTACAGTTATG GATTCATCAGTGTTGGAACAAGTTAAGAAGAATATTGAGAAGAAGGATAAATTggaaaaaac
- the LOC105205850 gene encoding valine--tRNA ligase, mitochondrial isoform X2: MKGHPVMWIPGLDHAGIATQAIVERTLQHTRNTTRHDVGRAEFTRIIWQWKAEKAAIIKQQLKNLGATLDWDREYFTIDKNHSAAVTETFVRLNERNLLYRAKDLVNWSPALRSTISEIEVEDLVVNGKTRLQLPGYDSKITVGQLIKLAYPIRDSKEELIVATTRPETIFGDVAIAVHPNDERYSKYIGRHVLHPIREIFIPIIADSSVKREFGTGAVKITPAHNRLDYDIAKRHSLPVINVIDEDGNMTDACKEFKGVPRFIARKRLMNQLATRGMMRGVEDNHQMILPLCSRTNDVVEYLPKEQWFLRCTTMAERAREVVANGKLKIDPSDDGIHEQMWYNWLENARDWCVSRQLWWGHRIPAYSVIHDDNKDDDGDRNIFFTGNNATSWIVAQSEEVARSQAREKYGDNVSLRQDPDVLDTWFSSTIVPFATLGWPKNTEDMARYYPLTLMETGHDILVFWVARMVMLSLELTQRLPFKEVLLHGVLCDGNGRKMSKSSGNVILPENIINGCSFQELNEQARRSHAAGILSAEELQRTLRVNAKSYSAGIPDCGADALRLSLCARNIKNHTISFDVDDCRTSKYFCNKIWQVSKYVLLITKEDQQHESEREENLNDLDHWILSRLSWMVGIVNDAFAERNFHKAIAAIRQFLYYEFCDFYVEGTKFGFKSGNPAGHSSTLAKCLEVSLRILAPVAPYLSDDLYLRLAKKGLPGFFSVASLLETSYPMPHEFKYLRNVELEERMHELIDVINTIRSCMANVSKKSNPEVNILLGNIRDYNFYRENVNMIKGVSRIWNVSVHLTESANDGNFNETRNNSDGGVYTIQYTHTNDCSLFITVMDSSVLEQVKKNIEKKDKLEKTY, from the exons ATGAAGGGTCATCCAGTAATGTGGATACCAGGTCTGGACCATGCGGGAATTGCAACACAGGCAATAGTGGAGCGTACTTTGCAGCATACGCGTAACACCACACGACACGATGTAGGCCGTGCCGAATTTACGCGAATAATCTGGCAGTGGAAAGCCGAGAAGGCTGCAATTATCAAACAGCAGTTGAAAAATCTTGGTGCCACGCTCGATTGGGACAGAGAATACTTTACCATcgataaa AATCATAGTGCAGCGGTAACAGAAACGTTTGTACGGTTAAACGAGAGAAATTTATTGTACAGAGCCAAAGATCTCGTTAATTGGTCGCCGGCGTTGCGCAGTACAATCTCAGAAATTGAAGTTGAAGACTTGGTAGTAAATGGCAAGACACGACTTCAGTTACCTGGCTACGATAGCAAGATCACCGTCGGCCAACTAATTAAACTGGCTTATCCAATCAGAGATTCAA aggAAGAACTAATAGTTGCAACGACCAGACCTGAGACAATTTTTGGAGATGTCGCAATTGCTGTGCATCCTAACGATGAGAGATATTCGAAATATATTGGTCGGCACGTTTTACATCCaataagagaaatttttatacCTATTATAGCTGACTCTTCGGTTAAGAGAGAATTTGGCACcg gTGCAGTGAAAATTACACCAGCACATAATCGCTTAGACTACGATATCGCCAAAAGACATAGCTTGCCAGTTATCAACGTTATTGACGAAGATGGCAACATGACAGACGCCTGCAAGGAATTCAAG GGAGTTCCGAGGTTTATTGCACGGAAGAGATTAATGAATCAACTCGCGACGCGTGGCATGATGAGAGGTGTGGAAGATAATCATCAGATGATTCTGCCACTGTGTTCCCGTACAAACGACGTGGTCGAGTATTTGCCGAAGGAACAGTGGTTTCTACGCTGCACGACAATGGCCGAGCGAGCACGTGAAGTCGTGGCGAATGGTAAACTGAAAATCGATCCGAGCGATGATGGCATCCATGAACAAATGTGGTATAATTGGCTTGAAAACGCTag agACTGGTGCGTATCGAGACAGTTATGGTGGGGTCATCGCATTCCAGCATATTCTGTAATTCATGATGATAATAAAGACGACGATGGtgatcgaaatatttttttcaccgGTAACAACGCCACTTCATGGATTGTCGCACAATCCGAAGAAGTAGCGCGTTCTCAAGCACGGGAAAAGTATGGAGATAATGTGAGCTTGCGTCAGGACCCAGATGTTCTCGACACATGGTTCTCTTCGACAATTGTGCCATTCGCGACGCTTGGTTGGCCGAAAAAC acgGAAGATATGGCAAGATACTATCCGTTAACACTGATGGAAACAGGCCACGATATCCTCGTATTCTGGGTAGCGAGAATGGTGATGCTAAGTCTGGAATTGACACAGCGTTTACCGTTTAAA GAAGTTCTACTTCACGGCGTTTTGTGCGACGGCAACGGCAGAAAAATGTCCAAGAGCTCTGGCAACGTCATCTTGCCAGAAAACATTATTAATGGCTGTTCTTTTCAG GAACTAAATGAGCAAGCGAGACGCAGTCACGCGGCGGGTATTCTCAGCGCTGAAGAGTTGCAGCGAACACTGCGTGTCAATGCAAAATCATATTCTGCGGGAATACCAGATTGCGGTGCCGATGCTTTGAGACTATCGTTATGTGCACGCAATATTAAGA ATCACACTATCAGTTTTGATGTAGATGATTGTCGAACAAGCAAGTATTTCTGTAACAAGATCTGGCAGGTAAGCAAATACGTATTATTGATAACAAAGGAGGACCAACAACATGAAagtgaaagagaagaaaatttaaacGATTTAGATCATTGGATTCTAAGTCGATTATCATGGATGGTGGGAATAGTGAACGATGCATTTGCTGAGCGAAATTTTCATAAAGCGATTGCCGCAATTCGCCAATTTTTGTACTACGAATTCTGTGATTTCTACGTg GAAGGTACAAAATTTGGATTCAAAAGCGGCAATCCCGCTGGGCATTCGAGTACTCTTGCAAAATGTCTGGAAGTGTCATTACGTATTCTTGCACCTGTTGCACCCTACCTGTCAGATGATTTGTATCTAAGACTTGCCAAGAAGGGACTCCCAGGATTTTTTTCAGTTGCCTCGTTACTAGAGACTTCCTATCCCATGCCACACGaa TTTAAATATCTGAGAAACGTCGAATTGGAAGAAAGGATGCATGAACTTATAGATGTGATAAATACAATCAGAAGTTGCATGGCGAACGTAAGCAAGAAGTCAAATCCAGAAG TTAATATTTTACTTGGCAATATACgcgattacaatttttatcggGAAAACGTGAACATGATTAAAGGAGTAAGCAGAATCTGGAATGTGTCTGTTCACTTGACGGAATCAGCGAATGATGGCAATTTTAACGAGACGAGAAACAATTCCGACGGCGGTGTTTATACCATTCAATACACACATACAAACGATTGTTCGTTATTCATTACAGTTATG GATTCATCAGTGTTGGAACAAGTTAAGAAGAATATTGAGAAGAAGGATAAATTggaaaaaac